Sequence from the Bacillus mesophilus genome:
CCCTTACCTTAAAGATTAAAACCACCAAGGACGTCTACGATCTTCTACATCATCACGGTCATCTTTTTTGTCATCATCAAAGTCACGGCGATCGTCTTTTTTATCATCATCAAACCGACGATCATCCACATCACCTAATACATCGTCATCCTTCTTAAAATCATCGTCTCTCACATCTTCTAAATCTCTTACTCTACGGTCTCCTCTTAGAAAACCAAACCATGGATCACGGCCTCTATCTCTATCTCTATCTCTATCTCTATCTCTATCTCTATCTCTATCTCTATCTCTGTCTCTGTCTCTGTCACCACGTTTGCGGTCATCATCGCTCATAATAAAAACTTCATCTGCCTTAACAATAAGCTTATCTACATGGATTTCTTTTTTCTTTTTTGACATCCTACTTCCTCCTCTTTAAGTATTACTCAAAGGTATAATATGTTTCAACAGAAAAGAGGTATAGGCGGTTGTCCTTATTTTGAGAATAATTCAATAAAGTGTATGTATGTGTGAACGATAAAAAAAGAACACTCACATGTATGAGCGCTCTTTACCATTTTGGTTCAACTACTGGTAGCTTACGATTCACTAATCTAGGGTCTGCAAATTGAATGCCACAGAAATGATCAAGACAAACGGTGATACAACACTTCGTTTTTACGAGCTTATATACATCACAAAGTGAAGAAGCAATTGCTCCATCTACATCAATTGGAATAAGAAGACTAATCGTAACGGTGCCATTTTTATCGTGAACATCCTCTATCCTAAAAAAATTTGTCTCGAACACTTTTACAGCTTTGGAACCTGGTTTATAAAAGTAGCCTACAGACTTATAATAATCTCCAGAACTGTCATCTGTGACTAACATGAAGGGAATCGTGTCTTCTCCCATTCTGCCAGGTAGTAAATTGCGATAATAGGAACGCATGAAATCAAACACTACTTCTTGAACATTCATGGTCTTTTTTAAAACTTGAGCCAACTCCATATTTAAAACCCCCATATGCATCCTCTTTTATTCTATGCTATGGGTTAATGACTAGTGAATTCTCCGTTCTTGCTCCTATTAGCTAAGAAAAGAGCATATTCAATATGGTATTGTGCTGTCTCTAATTCTCGATATTTACAGCCTGGTCTCCAATTCACTTCGAAAAGCTTAAACTGATGACCATTTTCGATTGCGACATCGATTCCCAATTCATCAAAGCTTTTATCATAAAGTCTTTCAAACTTTTCTGGAAAATCTAAAGCCAGCTCTTTTAATTGACTTAGGATTCGTAAACCTTTATTCGAGAACTCTTCTTGTAAAAAATCCTCTAAGTCCACCCGATACCCACCACTGTGTATATTACTAACAATTCCACCAATTTGTCCGACTCTAGGATAGATCGCATTAATAGCCCATTTTCCTTCTCCATTTTTCTGTACATGTATTCGAAAGTCAAAGGGATGATTATGTTTCGTTTTACAAGTAATAAATGGCTGTAAAATAAATGACTTCTTAGAAAATCTCTCTTTTAGCATTTCTGTTACTTCTTCTATAGACAATACCACTTCTTTTACCTTTTCTGTCCAAACGATGGAGTTAGAATTTTCAACTTCCATGTAAATAAGCTCTCTACCCTTACTACCCTTCTTAGGCTTAATGATAATCTTTTTATATTCCTTTATGAGTTCCATTACTTCAGTTGGATCCTCTATTTCAAATGATGGTATGAGCAGCTCGGTAAATAATTCAGATTCAACCATTCGTTTATAGACGGAATATTTATTACCGATTGAATGACTTGTGAATGGTATTTCCTTTTTTAATCGTTGATTGATCTTTCTTTCCTTTTT
This genomic interval carries:
- a CDS encoding YheC/YheD family protein is translated as MSIIGMLHNQRKPQKVRKAYACAAVAKMMGVTFFYFTYEDVDFSNRFIHGKVYKDGNWVEEKMPFPDALFNAGSPRTKKERKINQRLKKEIPFTSHSIGNKYSVYKRMVESELFTELLIPSFEIEDPTEVMELIKEYKKIIIKPKKGSKGRELIYMEVENSNSIVWTEKVKEVVLSIEEVTEMLKERFSKKSFILQPFITCKTKHNHPFDFRIHVQKNGEGKWAINAIYPRVGQIGGIVSNIHSGGYRVDLEDFLQEEFSNKGLRILSQLKELALDFPEKFERLYDKSFDELGIDVAIENGHQFKLFEVNWRPGCKYRELETAQYHIEYALFLANRSKNGEFTSH
- a CDS encoding CotY/CotZ family spore coat protein, which codes for MELAQVLKKTMNVQEVVFDFMRSYYRNLLPGRMGEDTIPFMLVTDDSSGDYYKSVGYFYKPGSKAVKVFETNFFRIEDVHDKNGTVTISLLIPIDVDGAIASSLCDVYKLVKTKCCITVCLDHFCGIQFADPRLVNRKLPVVEPKW